The genomic DNA GCCGCGCGGCTCGGCCTCGTCGTCGGTGGCGGCATACTGCCTGGGCATCCATGACGTCGATCCGCTGGCGCACAATCTCTACTTCGAGCGCTTCCTCTCGCTGGAACGGAACGACCCGCCCGACATCGACCTCGACCTCTGCTCGCGCCGCCGCGACGAGGTGATCGCCTACGTCTACGAGCGGTACGGCGCGGATCACGTTGCGATGGTCTGCACGTACTCGACGATGCGCCCGCGCTCGGCGCTGCGCGAAGCCGCCAAGGCGCACGGGCTCTCCGAGCAGCGCATCGGCGAACTGGCGCGCGAGGTGCCGTGGTACTGGCCGGGTTCTTCGCGCGCCGAGATCGAGATGGCGCAGACCCGCCTGCGCAAACAGGCGCGCGACGCGGCCGAGCGCGCGGCGATTGAGGCGAGCATCACGCTGGAGCACACGCCGCACCACCTGTCGATCCACCCCGGCGGCATCGTCATCGCGCCGGGGCCGATCACCGACCTGGTGCCGCTGCAGCACGCGACCAAGGGGCTGGCGATCACGCAGTACGACCTCGGCGGCATCGAGCAACTTGGCCTGGTCAAGATCGACCTGCTCGGCATCAGCGCGCTGACGGTCATCGCCGACTGCGTCGAGTTGGTGCGTCAACGCGAGCCGGATTTCGCACTCGAAGCGATTCCGGCCGGCGATGACGCGACGGCGCGCACGCTATCAGCCGGACGGACGATCGGCTGCTTCCAGATCGAAAGCCCCGGTATGCGCGCCACCTTGCGCGAGGTGTCCGCGCGCAACGCCGCCGATCTGATCGTCGCGCTGGCGCTCTACCGCCCGGGGCCGCTCAAGGGCGGCCTGAAGGACGCGTTCGTGCGGCGGCATCTCAGGCAGGAGCCGGCCAGCTACCTGCATCCCGCGCTGGAGCCGATCCTGCGAGAAACGTACGGCGTCGTGCTCTACCAGGAACAGGTGCTGCGCATCGCGCACGAGGTGGCGGGCATGACGCTGGGGCAGGCCGATCTGCTGCGGCGCGCGATGGGCAAGCGCTCGCCGGAGGCGATGGCGCGACTGAAGGCGGAGTTCCTGCGCGGCGCGCGCGAGGCCGGCGGCTTCGACGCGTCGGTCGCGGAGCAGGTCTGGGAGTTGATGGCGGCGTTCGCGGGTTATGGGTTCCCGAAAGCGCATGCGGCCGGTTACGCGACGGTTGCCTACCGCATGGCGTATCTTAAAACGCACTTCCCGGCCGAGTTCATCGCGGCGCGGCTCGGCGTGTGGGGCGGCTTCTACTCGCCGCGCGTGTATGTGGGCGAGGCGCGCCGGCTCGGCATGGCGGTGCACCCGCCGCACGTCAATCACAGCGGCGCGGCGTTCACGCTGATGCACGACGCAACCGGGCAGGCGCACGTCTATATGGGACTCGATGCCGTGCGCGAGCTGACCCGCGCGACGATCCGGCGCATCATCGGCGGGCGGCCGTACGCCACGCTTGAAGACTTCCTGATCCGCGCACAGCCGCAGCACGTCGAGGCGATCAACCTTGTGCAGGCTGGCGCGCTGGAGGGGCTCGGCGCGACGATGGCGATGCTGGCCGCGCTCGACACGCAGCACTGGCACGGCCGCCATGCGGCGCAACTTCGCCTGCCGATCGAACTGCCGGACGCGGATGCCGCGCCGGAGCCAGACCTGACCCAGCGCGTGGCATGGGAGCGCGAGGTGCTCGGCCAGACGGTCAGCATGCACCCGCTCGATCTGGTCGGCGCAGAACTGGCGCGGGTGACGCGCGAACGCAGCGACGAACTGGAACGGCGGGTCGGCGAGACGGTGACGCTGGCCGGCGCGCGCATCACCGCGCACGATGTGCCGTACGCCCGCCAGCCCGCGCTCTGGCTCGACCTCGAAGACGAAGCCGGGGCGTACCTGGCTGTGCTGGAGGGCGCGACTTATCGCCGTTTCAAGCCATTGGCGCAGTCGCGCGAACCGTTGTTGGTGCGCGGCCGCGTGCGGCGCGACATTCACGGGCTTATTGTGGTCGCCGTCGAATCGCTGCAGCGTATCTCAAACGCGACCACCGATGTGCCGTCGCGCCACAGCCGCGGGCGGCGATAATGCAAAGACCTCACAGGTTTTCAAAACCTGTGAGGTCTGCGTGGTGACGAGTGCGCGCGGTTACCGCTTGCCGAAATCGCAGCGCGTCGCCGCGTCGTTGGTGGCGATCCAGATCACATCGTTCGACTGCACGGCGATTCCATTGACGCGGTCGGTATCAGAACGATCAGTGACGGGCAAGCCGTCGGTCTGGCCAAAGGCCCAGAAGATGTCATCCCTGTCCAAGTGTCCGGGAATGTAGTGGTATATCTGTGGCGGGTGCAGATTTGTGCCAACCCACCATGAGCCGTCCGGGGCCTGCCGGAATGAGCGGGCGCTCAAGGCATCGGTGCGATATGGGCGCTGCAGAGTCTGCTTGTCCGCCAGTTGCCAGTTTTCGAAGACGGGATCATAGCGCAGCAAACCGTCCGCAACGGCTATCCACGTCGCACCGTTTGCATCAAACTGGATATCACTTACCAGGGCAAATGGCTCCATCCATGTGCCGGCGATTTTGAGTTTGGAGTATGTCTTCCATACGTTCTGCTCACCCGGCGCGCTTGCGGGCGTTAGGTGGGCAAGCCCTTTGGTCAGATAGGCTATCCATAATGATCCGTCAGGAGCGCCAGCGATTCGCCGCACGCCTTCTTCCGCAAGTCCATCGCGTGTGGTAAAAGTCGTCCATTGGTTGATGCTGGGCTGATAGCGCGAGATGCCACCATACGAGGCAAACCAGAGCGTGCCGTCCTTTGACTGTGAGATGCCGTACACGAAGGGGCTTAGCAGGCCGTTCTCGTTCGTGTACGTCTGCCAGTTCGAGCCGTCAAAACGCAAGACGCCCCGTGTTGTGGCAAACCAGACTGTGCCGTCATTGGCTACAAGTACCTGTGTGACATCGTCGGACGCGAGCCCGTCGTTTGCGGTAAAGAACGTCCAGCGGTTATCTCCGGGACGCAGGCGCGCTACGCCAAAACCGCTTGTAGCCACCCAGATGGTGTTATCATGCGCGACCGCAATATCGGAAACAGCGCGCCCAAGTGAAGACGGAATCAGCCGGTATACAGTGCAAGCAGCCGTGGGGAATGGCGTTGCCGTTGGCGCACCGGGCACGTACGCGAAGCCGAACTCGAACGGGCCATCGGTGCTCCGTCTGGATGCGCTCGCCCGTTCTGCTGTCGACAACTGATAGCCAGCAGGAACTTTCGGAAAGACCACGTAGTCAACGCCGACGCAGCCTGGGTTGGACATCGAGGCGATGGCTTCGCCGTGGTAATCGGCCGTGAACGGCCCCAATGCGTTGCTATCGGAAGCCCCCGCTCGCTTGAAAAAGAACTGAACACCGGGCATTGGCGGCTCATTGTTGTCATGTTTGCCATCGCCGTTCAAATCCAGCCAGGCCAGCAGTTTGGCGCTCCAGACACATTCGCCGATGACGCGCGGCGTTGGCGATACCGTGATCTGCGGGGAAGGCGTCGCCGTCGGAGCAATCGGCGTGTCGATTGAGCTGGGCGTACATCCTGCCCCAACCGCCAGCCAGATGGCGACGAATGCGACGGTGATGGCGTGTCGAATGGTCATGGCCTTTCCCCCATCGCATGATACCAAGCATGAGCACTCTCGACCAAATCTGCTTTAATGACGGAACCGCGTCACAGAATGTCTCCACGCGTAGAGCACAAATCAGATAGTATGGCGAGCTATCCGCTGCGATGCCCATCAATCTGGGTACGCTTTGAGTGAGGCCGGCGCTGAGAAGGGAGGATGCGTATAGCGTTGCGTCCCATGTGCTCTCGCCGCGCTCTTAGTGCCGGATCACCGGCAGGAACAGCCGACCCGTGACGTGCGTCGTCATGAGCGCGTGGGCACTGCTCGCGTTGACCTGGGGCGACAAGTGTTCCGCACGCGCCGCAATCGCTGCGTCGGCGCCGGGCGACAGCGCGGCGCTCGTGCGCAAGCTGAAGACGAGCGTGCCATGGCCGCCGGGCGCGATGTCCCCCGCGTCCCATACCAGCGTCGGCATGCCGGTCTCTTGGTCGAGATCGATTTGTGGGAATGGGGTCGGGCCGGCGACGCTCAGATCCGCAGGCAGCCATGGGAAGCGCACTTTGATGCGTCCGGCGCGCGCCGCGAAGTTCCCGTGGTTGTCATAGGTCACGGTGTAGGTCACGCGCTCACTCGCATGGGCGCTCACGGTGCCGGTTATCCCCAGCGTCACGTCGGCCCACTGGTTACGCGAAACGATTTCGAGCGTGATCGCTTCCGTCGTACTGAGCCCCGACGAAGGACTGACGGCGGTCAGCGTGATGACGTGCTGGCCGGGCGCCAGCGCCGCCGTGTGCAGTTGCCCGCCCGCGCCGAGTGCGCCGCCTGGACTTGCAGTCCACGACAGGTGATCGTCCGGCACGAAGCCGTCCTCCGGCGTCAACGCCGCGCCGCGCAGCAACACGGTGTCGCCCTGGTGGAAGACCGCGCCCGGCAGTGGGTCGAGGATCGACGCGATTGGCGGGTGGGGCGCGACCGCAAATTGGCCAGACAGTCCGAAGCCGGTCAGGATGCCGTCGCTGGCCTCGACGCGGATGACGCCTTGTGCGGTCGCGGGCACGACCAGCGAATGCCAAAGCACCTGCGTGCGCGTTATGCCGACGAAGATCGGCGAAAATGTCGCGCCCCCGTCGGCAGAAAATGCGAGGTTGTAATGGAGCGGATCGCCATCGCCGTCCGATGCGCCCCAGGCGATGCTGATCGGCTGGCTGGCGCTGAACGATTCACCGCCGGCGGGCGTGAGCACGTTGACGACCGGCGCATGCGCGCTCACGGTGCGGCTCCAGATCGTCGCGCCGTTCCAGTGTATTTCGATGCGCGTGGTCGTGGGCGGGAACGGCCAGCGCGCGCTGAACACACCGACGCCGGAGTCATCGCCGTGCGCGCTCGTGAATAGCACGGCGATCGGGTACGCCGACAGCAGACCCCCACTGTCGAAGAACGCCAGTGTGTAAGGGCTGGTATGCGTCAGAGGCACGCTGAGCGGGACGGAAGGTAGCAAGCGGGACAGTCCGGCCGTGACGAGGCCGGAGCGGTCGATCGACCCGCTGATGAAGAAGTCCTGGGTGGTCAGTGGCGCATGCGTCGGCCCGTAGCTGATCGAGACGCCTGACAACAGATTCCCCTCGATCTTGTCGTAGTCGAACGGCTCCAGGAATGCATTGTCATTGTCCATGCCGGGCACGTAAGCCATGATCGATTTCGCCTGATTGCTGGCACAGGCGGCGCGCGCCGGATCGTTCTCGAATTCAAGCGGCGAGCCGCTGCTAAGCCCGATGCCGATCACCAGTCGGCCGCGCGTGCCGCTGACGTCCTTGAGGTTCTGGTCGACCTCGGCCTGCGCAAACGACGTGGTATCGACGCAGGTTTTCGAATTGGCGCCGTCCTCCTTGTAACGCGAGTGTGCGCCGTCTTTACAGCAGTTTTGATCCGAACCGTCCACCAACCCGATATCGTGCGCGACTTCCTGGGCCATGATCGGCCCGGTTGTGGGCGAACTGCTTTTTGAGAACACGAGTGAAACGCGCTCCCAGCACGAGTTCTGGATTGCGCGGCAAAACGAATTGCCTGTGCCCGGCGCCCAGCCGACCCCGGCCGAATTGCTGCCCGGGTCCTGCGCGCTCGGCGCGATGAGCATCTGCACGTGCGTGGCGGTGCGGCCTGGCACGTTCTGGTAGGTATCGTTCCAGTCGTTGCGGAAATCCTCCAGCGCCTCACCCAGATTGTTGCGGCGGCAGAAGCGCTGCGTAAGGGCAAAGCAGTCGCTGAGGTCGACCAGCTCGTCGGTCGTCCACACGGCGGGCGGCCACAGAAACGTGCGCATATCGACGTTCGGAAGCGGGTAGGCGCGCAGGAAGGTCTTGATGCCTGCCTGCCAGTCCCGGCTGAGCGGCGCATAACCCGACGCCACCGACCCCTCGTACATCAGAAATACCGTTAGGATGCGCAGGTTGTTCGGCATGTCCACGAAATATAGCGAGGTCGTCGGGATCGTCGTCGATGCCACCCCGAGGCCATTTTGATAGAGCGTGAAGTCGATTCCGGCCAGTTCGGAGAGCGGGAAGTTCAAGTCCTGCGCGCGGATCGGTATGTTGACGCTCTCGGTCAGATGGCGCGTGGTCAGCGGCAGGATCTCGACCGGCAGTGGACCGACCCGCGACACCGCGCTGAGTGTGACGGAATAACCGTTGGTGCGCCGGATGCGCATGCTGCCGGCGTCCACGTTGAGAGCGCAACCGGCGAGCACCGGCCCGCTCACGGCTGGGAAGATTTGCGCCAGCGTGTCTTTGCGCCAAATCAGCCCGTAATCCTGGAAGTTCTGCGTCAGCGACCAGCCGCCGATCTGCGGGTAGACGACCGTAAATGAATATGGCAGCGACACGTCGCGGCCATCGTTGAAGTGCAGGCCGAGCGGCCCC from Chloroflexota bacterium includes the following:
- a CDS encoding DNA polymerase III subunit alpha, with translation MSYIPLRARSHWSLLDGVPSVPELVGHASALELPALALTDHNALYGAVEFVRKCRSAGIRPLVGAELSIHGGHSLVLLARDATGYGNLCRLVTRMQAATDREAAIERGLSLTELDAHRSGLVALSGGHGGPVDSHLRDGDSRNAELIARALAELFGRDGFYIELQIAEPGDEALASALDEMAGRLGVRAVATHDARYLLSADAPRYALLSAMRLGQRLADLPPQADYAWAPPDEIARRFSAFPAALAATAEVAGLCGDVLTLGTTRFPTLDLPSGRTPEDELCALVWDGARERYVAFGEPVEARLQMETQVINSLGYAPYFLVVADIVGFARRRGVPISPRGSASSSVAAYCLGIHDVDPLAHNLYFERFLSLERNDPPDIDLDLCSRRRDEVIAYVYERYGADHVAMVCTYSTMRPRSALREAAKAHGLSEQRIGELAREVPWYWPGSSRAEIEMAQTRLRKQARDAAERAAIEASITLEHTPHHLSIHPGGIVIAPGPITDLVPLQHATKGLAITQYDLGGIEQLGLVKIDLLGISALTVIADCVELVRQREPDFALEAIPAGDDATARTLSAGRTIGCFQIESPGMRATLREVSARNAADLIVALALYRPGPLKGGLKDAFVRRHLRQEPASYLHPALEPILRETYGVVLYQEQVLRIAHEVAGMTLGQADLLRRAMGKRSPEAMARLKAEFLRGAREAGGFDASVAEQVWELMAAFAGYGFPKAHAAGYATVAYRMAYLKTHFPAEFIAARLGVWGGFYSPRVYVGEARRLGMAVHPPHVNHSGAAFTLMHDATGQAHVYMGLDAVRELTRATIRRIIGGRPYATLEDFLIRAQPQHVEAINLVQAGALEGLGATMAMLAALDTQHWHGRHAAQLRLPIELPDADAAPEPDLTQRVAWEREVLGQTVSMHPLDLVGAELARVTRERSDELERRVGETVTLAGARITAHDVPYARQPALWLDLEDEAGAYLAVLEGATYRRFKPLAQSREPLLVRGRVRRDIHGLIVVAVESLQRISNATTDVPSRHSRGRR